The following proteins are co-located in the Bordetella bronchialis genome:
- a CDS encoding CaiB/BaiF CoA transferase family protein has protein sequence MSTRPAPLTGIRVLDLTRVLAGPWCTQNLADLGAEVIKIERPGSGDDTRGWGPPYLKDAEGNDTTEAAYYLSANRNKLSVALDIATPRGAELVRELAMQSDILVENFKVGGLRKYGLDYESLSQANPRLIYCSITGFGQTGPYASRPGYDFMIQGMGGLMSITGERDDAPGGGPQKAGVAVADLMTGMYSVTGILAALFERERSGLGQHLDMALLDCQVAMMANQNLNYMTSGKAPRRAGNAHQNLVPYQVFAVSDGHMIVAVGNDSQFRAYCGVIGLPELADDPRFATNPKRVVNREVLVPILAERMAQGERDHWLAELERVGVPAGPINTLDQVYEDPQVQFRQMRRELPHPVAGTVPIGASPLRFSGSPVEYRRAPPLLGQHTEQVLRERLGLTDGDIQALAAGTV, from the coding sequence ATGTCCACTCGTCCCGCTCCCCTTACCGGCATCCGCGTCCTCGACCTGACCCGCGTACTCGCCGGCCCCTGGTGCACCCAGAACCTGGCCGACCTGGGGGCCGAAGTCATCAAGATCGAACGGCCGGGCAGCGGCGACGACACGCGCGGCTGGGGCCCTCCTTACTTGAAGGACGCCGAGGGCAACGACACGACAGAGGCCGCCTACTATCTCTCGGCCAACCGCAACAAGCTCTCCGTGGCCCTGGACATCGCCACGCCGCGCGGCGCCGAGCTGGTGCGCGAGCTGGCCATGCAAAGCGACATCCTGGTCGAGAATTTCAAGGTCGGCGGCCTGCGCAAGTACGGCCTGGACTACGAAAGCCTGAGCCAGGCCAATCCGCGGCTGATCTATTGCTCCATCACCGGCTTCGGCCAGACGGGCCCCTACGCCAGCCGGCCCGGCTACGATTTCATGATCCAGGGGATGGGCGGCCTGATGAGCATTACCGGCGAACGCGACGACGCGCCGGGCGGCGGGCCGCAGAAGGCCGGCGTCGCGGTGGCGGACCTGATGACCGGCATGTACTCCGTCACCGGTATCCTGGCGGCGCTGTTCGAGCGTGAACGCAGCGGGCTGGGCCAGCACCTGGATATGGCCCTGCTGGATTGCCAGGTCGCGATGATGGCCAACCAGAACCTGAACTACATGACGTCGGGCAAGGCGCCTCGGCGCGCGGGCAACGCGCACCAGAACCTGGTGCCGTACCAGGTGTTCGCCGTCAGCGACGGGCACATGATCGTCGCCGTGGGCAACGACAGCCAGTTCCGCGCCTACTGCGGCGTCATAGGGCTGCCCGAACTGGCCGACGATCCCCGCTTCGCCACCAATCCCAAGCGGGTCGTGAACCGCGAGGTGCTGGTACCCATCCTGGCCGAGCGCATGGCCCAGGGCGAGCGCGACCACTGGCTGGCCGAGCTGGAACGGGTGGGCGTGCCGGCGGGGCCCATCAATACGCTGGACCAGGTCTATGAGGACCCGCAGGTGCAATTCCGCCAGATGCGCCGCGAATTGCCGCACCCGGTGGCCGGCACCGTGCCTATCGGGGCCAGCCCGCTGCGGTTTTCCGGCAGCCCGGTGGAATACCGGCGCGCGCCGCCCCTGCTGGGGCAGCACACCGAACAGGTGCTGCGCGAACGGCTGGGCTTGACCGACGGCGACATCCAGGCGCTGGCCGCCGGAACCGTTTGA
- a CDS encoding 3-hydroxyacyl-CoA dehydrogenase produces the protein MTGTIDIIGIVGAGAMGRGIAQIAAQAGLTVRLYDTSADAVAAARTSLQQTWAKLAEKGKLSADDAGQALSRIVPCGALADLKDCQLVVEAIVERLDIKREVFKQLEEVVAETCILASNTSSLSITAIAAACRLPSRVVGYHFFNPVPLMKVVEIIDGLRSDPAVGDALVELTRRMGHTPVRARDMPGFIVNHAGRGMNTEGLRVAQESVATFAQVDAIMREQAGFRMGPFELLDLTALDVSHPVMESIYRQFFDEPRFRPSPITTVRLAGGLVGRKAGEGFYRYADGQKQVPPEPPVPPATAGLKVWVSGIHPQGHAAVCALLDELGVARAPDSRAPDDALIVVTPFGEDVSTAVFTQDLDPARTVAIDALHGFDSKRRRTVMVSPATLPQWRDAAHALFAADGAPVSVIEDSPGFVAQRIVATIVNIACDIAQQRIATAEDIDKAVTLGLGYPMGPLAMGDVLGAARILEILRNMQRVTGDPRYRPSLWLQRRVQLKMSLLEG, from the coding sequence ATGACAGGGACCATCGACATCATCGGCATCGTGGGCGCGGGCGCCATGGGACGGGGCATTGCCCAGATCGCCGCCCAGGCCGGCCTGACCGTGCGGCTGTACGACACGAGCGCCGACGCCGTGGCCGCCGCGCGGACCAGCCTGCAGCAGACATGGGCCAAGCTGGCGGAGAAGGGCAAGCTGAGCGCGGACGACGCGGGGCAGGCGCTCTCGCGCATCGTGCCCTGCGGCGCGCTGGCCGACCTGAAGGATTGCCAGCTGGTGGTCGAAGCCATCGTCGAACGCCTGGACATCAAGCGCGAAGTCTTCAAGCAGCTGGAGGAAGTCGTCGCCGAGACCTGCATCCTGGCTTCCAACACGTCCTCGCTATCGATCACGGCCATTGCCGCCGCCTGCCGGTTGCCTTCGCGCGTGGTGGGCTATCACTTCTTCAACCCCGTGCCGCTGATGAAGGTCGTGGAGATCATCGACGGCCTGCGCAGCGACCCGGCCGTCGGGGATGCGCTGGTCGAACTGACCCGCCGCATGGGCCACACCCCCGTGCGGGCGCGCGATATGCCGGGCTTCATCGTCAACCATGCCGGCCGCGGGATGAACACCGAAGGCCTGCGCGTGGCGCAGGAGTCGGTCGCGACGTTCGCCCAGGTCGACGCCATCATGCGCGAGCAGGCCGGCTTCCGGATGGGGCCGTTCGAGCTCCTGGACCTGACCGCGCTGGACGTTTCGCATCCCGTGATGGAGTCCATCTACCGCCAGTTCTTCGACGAGCCGCGCTTTCGCCCCTCGCCCATCACCACGGTGCGGCTGGCCGGCGGGCTGGTGGGGCGCAAGGCCGGCGAAGGTTTCTACCGCTATGCGGACGGCCAGAAGCAGGTCCCGCCGGAGCCGCCCGTGCCGCCCGCGACGGCGGGTTTGAAGGTATGGGTCAGCGGCATCCACCCGCAGGGCCATGCCGCGGTGTGCGCGCTGCTGGACGAGCTTGGCGTGGCGCGCGCGCCGGATAGCCGCGCGCCGGACGACGCGCTCATCGTCGTCACGCCCTTTGGCGAGGATGTATCCACGGCGGTATTCACCCAGGACCTGGACCCGGCGCGCACGGTGGCCATCGACGCCTTGCACGGCTTCGATTCCAAGCGCCGGCGTACGGTCATGGTCTCGCCGGCGACGCTGCCCCAGTGGCGCGACGCGGCGCATGCGCTCTTCGCGGCCGACGGCGCGCCGGTCAGCGTGATCGAGGACTCGCCCGGCTTCGTCGCGCAGCGCATCGTCGCCACCATCGTCAACATCGCCTGCGACATCGCGCAGCAGCGTATCGCCACGGCGGAGGATATCGACAAGGCCGTCACGCTGGGCCTGGGCTACCCCATGGGGCCCTTGGCCATGGGCGACGTCCTGGGTGCGGCGCGCATCCTGGAGATCCTGCGCAATATGCAGCGCGTGACCGGCGATCCCCGTTACCGCCCCAGCCTGTGGCTGCAGCGGCGCGTGCAGCTGAAGATGTCGTTGCTGGAAGGCTAG
- the proB gene encoding glutamate 5-kinase, with amino-acid sequence MSADTHAVSVIAAASRLVAKVGSTLVTNEGRGLDRIAVAHWAQQIAALRQQGKQLVLVSSGAIAEGMARLGWRKRPSAMHELQAAAAVGQMGLAQAYEAAFAEHGLRTAQILLTHEDLADRRRYLNARSTLFALLRMGVVPIVNENDTVVTDEIRFGDNDTLGALVTNLIEADALIILTDQRGLYEADPRKHPDARFVSHAQAGDPALEAMAGGAGSGIGTGGMLTKVLAAKRAAHSGAHTVIASGRERDVLVRLSQGECIGSELRAVLPVWSARKQWLADHLRLRGRVVLDEGAVRALKQEGKSLLPIGVIDVQGDFDRGDVVACVDTDGHECARGLVNYSAADTRRIMRQPSSRIETLLGSMTEPELVHRDNLVVL; translated from the coding sequence ATGTCCGCCGACACCCATGCCGTCTCCGTCATCGCCGCCGCCAGCCGGCTGGTCGCCAAAGTAGGATCCACGCTCGTCACCAACGAGGGCCGCGGCTTGGACCGCATCGCGGTCGCGCACTGGGCGCAGCAGATCGCCGCGCTGCGGCAACAGGGCAAGCAACTGGTCCTGGTGTCCAGCGGCGCCATCGCGGAGGGCATGGCCCGCCTGGGATGGCGCAAGCGTCCCTCCGCCATGCACGAGCTGCAGGCGGCGGCCGCCGTCGGACAGATGGGCCTGGCGCAGGCCTATGAAGCCGCCTTCGCGGAACATGGCCTGCGCACGGCGCAAATCCTGTTGACGCACGAAGACCTGGCCGACCGGCGCCGGTACCTGAACGCGCGGTCCACGCTTTTCGCGCTGCTGCGCATGGGCGTGGTGCCCATCGTCAACGAGAACGACACGGTGGTTACCGACGAGATCCGTTTCGGCGACAACGACACGCTGGGCGCGCTGGTGACCAACCTGATCGAAGCGGACGCGCTGATCATCCTGACCGACCAGCGCGGCCTGTACGAGGCCGACCCCCGCAAGCATCCCGATGCCCGCTTCGTCTCGCACGCCCAGGCCGGCGATCCGGCGCTGGAAGCGATGGCCGGTGGCGCGGGCAGCGGCATCGGCACCGGCGGCATGCTGACCAAGGTGCTGGCCGCCAAGCGCGCCGCGCACAGCGGCGCGCACACCGTGATCGCGTCCGGCCGCGAACGCGACGTGCTGGTGCGCCTGTCGCAAGGCGAGTGCATCGGCAGCGAGCTGCGCGCGGTATTGCCGGTGTGGTCGGCCCGCAAGCAATGGCTGGCGGACCACCTGCGCCTGCGCGGCCGCGTGGTCCTGGACGAAGGCGCCGTCCGCGCGCTCAAGCAGGAAGGCAAAAGCCTGCTGCCCATCGGGGTCATCGATGTACAAGGCGACTTCGATCGCGGCGATGTCGTCGCCTGCGTGGACACGGACGGCCATGAATGCGCGCGCGGGCTGGTGAACTATTCCGCGGCGGACACACGGCGCATCATGCGCCAGCCCTCTTCCCGCATCGAGACGCTACTCGGCAGCATGACCGAACCGGAACTCGTGCACCGGGACAATCTGGTCGTGCTCTGA
- the obgE gene encoding GTPase ObgE has translation MKFVDEATIEVIAGKGGNGVASFRREKFIPKGGPDGGDGGRGGSIIAIADRNINTLIDFRYARLHRARNGENGRGSDQYGAAAPDIVLRVPVGTIVHDADTGEQLFDLSRHGQEVVLAAGGQGGLGNLHFKSSTNRAPRQWTPGKEGEQRRLRLELKVLADVGLLGLPNAGKSTLISKISNARPKIADYPFTTLHPNLGVVRTSASRSFVVADIPGLIEGASEGAGLGHLFLRHLARTRVLLHLVDVSSPDPEADPIPQAVANARAIVEELRRYDAALAAKPRWLVLNKLDMIPAEDAEDLKARFCREFEWTGPVHTVSALTGEGTQELIWALQDYLDAENRKDQIAQDQAEGTYVAEDPRFDDTRSNAEPREAGARGDDPRGIDPRGIDPRGGDE, from the coding sequence ATGAAATTCGTCGACGAAGCCACCATTGAAGTCATTGCCGGCAAGGGCGGCAACGGCGTGGCGAGCTTTCGCCGCGAAAAATTCATTCCCAAGGGCGGGCCGGACGGCGGCGACGGCGGGCGCGGCGGCAGCATCATCGCCATTGCGGACCGCAATATCAACACGCTGATCGATTTCCGCTACGCCCGCCTGCACCGCGCGCGCAACGGCGAAAACGGCCGCGGCTCGGATCAATACGGCGCCGCGGCGCCCGATATCGTGCTGCGCGTTCCCGTGGGCACCATCGTGCATGACGCGGATACCGGCGAACAGCTGTTCGACCTGAGCCGCCATGGCCAGGAAGTCGTGCTGGCCGCGGGCGGACAAGGCGGACTGGGCAACCTGCACTTCAAGTCCAGTACCAACCGGGCCCCGCGCCAGTGGACGCCGGGCAAGGAAGGCGAGCAGCGCCGCCTGCGCCTGGAATTGAAGGTGCTGGCCGATGTCGGCCTGCTGGGCCTGCCGAACGCCGGCAAATCCACGCTCATCAGCAAGATCTCGAACGCCCGGCCCAAGATCGCCGATTATCCGTTCACGACCCTGCATCCCAATCTGGGTGTGGTGCGCACGTCGGCATCGCGCAGCTTCGTGGTCGCCGACATCCCGGGCCTGATCGAAGGCGCCTCCGAGGGCGCCGGGCTGGGCCATCTGTTCCTGCGCCACCTGGCGCGTACCCGTGTGCTGCTGCACCTGGTGGATGTCTCGTCGCCGGACCCGGAAGCCGATCCCATTCCGCAGGCGGTGGCCAATGCCCGCGCCATCGTCGAGGAACTGCGCCGCTATGACGCCGCGCTGGCCGCCAAGCCGCGCTGGCTGGTCCTGAACAAGCTGGACATGATCCCCGCCGAAGATGCGGAAGACCTGAAGGCCCGTTTCTGCCGGGAATTCGAATGGACCGGTCCGGTCCATACCGTTTCCGCCCTGACGGGCGAGGGCACGCAGGAACTGATCTGGGCGCTCCAGGATTACCTGGACGCGGAGAACCGCAAGGACCAGATCGCCCAGGACCAGGCGGAAGGCACCTACGTCGCCGAGGACCCGCGCTTCGACGACACGCGGTCCAACGCGGAACCGCGCGAGGCCGGCGCACGGGGTGACGATCCCCGCGGCATTGACCCCCGCGGAATCGATCCGCGTGGCGGTGACGAATAA
- the rpmA gene encoding 50S ribosomal protein L27 codes for MAQKKGGGSTRNGRDSESKRLGVKAYGGQLIPAGSIIVRQRGTRVHAGVNVGMGKDHTLYALVDGKVQFATKGALNKKTVSIVAAE; via the coding sequence ATGGCACAGAAAAAGGGCGGCGGCTCTACGCGGAACGGTCGCGATTCGGAATCGAAGCGACTGGGCGTCAAGGCCTACGGCGGTCAACTGATCCCGGCCGGTTCCATCATCGTGCGTCAGCGCGGTACCCGCGTCCACGCCGGTGTGAACGTCGGCATGGGCAAGGACCACACGCTGTACGCGCTGGTCGACGGCAAGGTGCAGTTCGCCACCAAGGGCGCGCTGAACAAGAAGACGGTATCGATCGTCGCCGCTGAATAA
- the rplU gene encoding 50S ribosomal protein L21 — MYAVIKTGGKQYRVAAGEKLKVEQIPADIGQEITLDQVLSVGEGDQLKVGTPIVSGAVVKATVLAHGRHDKVKIFKMRRRKHYQKHQGHRQNYTEIRIEAITA; from the coding sequence ATGTACGCGGTCATAAAAACCGGCGGCAAGCAGTATCGTGTCGCAGCCGGCGAAAAACTCAAGGTAGAACAGATACCTGCTGACATTGGGCAAGAAATCACCCTGGACCAGGTTCTGTCCGTGGGCGAAGGCGACCAGCTGAAAGTTGGCACGCCCATCGTCTCCGGCGCCGTGGTCAAGGCGACCGTTCTTGCGCATGGCAGGCACGACAAGGTCAAGATCTTCAAGATGCGCCGTCGCAAGCACTATCAGAAGCATCAGGGCCACCGTCAGAACTACACCGAAATCCGCATCGAGGCCATTACGGCCTGA
- the ispB gene encoding octaprenyl diphosphate synthase: MNLPELIAPVADDMKAVDAVIRARLNSDVVLIRTIGDYIVGAGGKRMRPALLLMMARALGYEGSAHHTLAAVVEFIHTATLLHDDVVDESDLRRGRQTANAVFGNAASVLVGDYLYSRSFEMMVDVDSMRVMAILSQATTVIAEGEVLQLLNVHDPDVSQERYLQVVRYKTAKLFEAAAQVGAVLAGATPEQEQAAAAYGRHIGTAFQLVDDVLDYDGDAAALGKNVGDDLREGKPTLPLIRVMEVGTPAQQELVRNAIQTGDADFEAVAAAIHDTDALGHAMQAARAEAELARQALAGVPISVYQQSLLEFCAFAVNRDR, from the coding sequence TTGAATCTCCCCGAGCTTATTGCCCCTGTTGCCGACGATATGAAGGCGGTCGACGCCGTCATCCGTGCCCGGCTGAATTCCGACGTCGTGCTCATCCGCACCATCGGCGATTACATCGTCGGCGCCGGCGGCAAGCGCATGCGTCCGGCGCTGCTGCTCATGATGGCGCGCGCCCTGGGGTATGAGGGCTCGGCCCACCATACGCTGGCGGCGGTGGTGGAATTCATCCACACCGCCACCCTGCTTCATGACGATGTCGTGGACGAGTCCGACCTGCGGCGCGGCCGCCAGACCGCCAACGCGGTGTTCGGCAACGCCGCCAGCGTGCTGGTCGGCGACTATCTGTATTCCCGCTCCTTCGAGATGATGGTCGACGTGGACTCGATGCGCGTCATGGCCATCCTGTCGCAGGCCACCACCGTCATCGCGGAAGGCGAAGTGCTGCAGTTGTTGAACGTGCACGATCCCGACGTGTCGCAAGAGCGCTATCTGCAGGTGGTGCGCTACAAGACCGCCAAGCTGTTCGAGGCCGCCGCCCAGGTGGGGGCCGTCCTGGCGGGCGCCACGCCCGAACAGGAACAGGCCGCCGCGGCCTATGGCCGCCATATCGGCACGGCCTTCCAGCTGGTGGACGACGTGCTCGATTACGATGGCGACGCCGCGGCGCTGGGCAAGAACGTCGGCGATGACCTGCGCGAAGGCAAGCCTACCTTGCCGCTGATCCGCGTCATGGAAGTCGGCACGCCCGCGCAGCAGGAACTGGTGCGCAATGCCATCCAGACCGGCGACGCCGATTTCGAGGCCGTGGCCGCTGCCATCCACGACACCGACGCGCTGGGCCATGCCATGCAGGCCGCCCGCGCGGAAGCCGAACTGGCCCGGCAGGCGCTGGCGGGTGTCCCGATTTCCGTTTATCAGCAATCCCTGCTAGAATTCTGCGCTTTCGCGGTAAACCGCGATCGATGA
- a CDS encoding EthD family reductase, with product MTASKSQAVVYVYYQGTPQTRFDRDYYVKRHLPLVMQAWEKHGLQSVAAFFPALEHNTLAICECVFRDEAAIEAAFTSAEAPTVMADVPRYTGATPMRVRAVDL from the coding sequence ATGACTGCAAGTAAATCGCAAGCCGTCGTGTACGTTTACTACCAGGGCACGCCGCAAACCCGCTTCGATCGGGATTATTACGTCAAGCGCCACCTGCCCCTGGTCATGCAGGCTTGGGAGAAGCATGGCCTGCAGAGCGTGGCCGCGTTCTTTCCCGCCCTGGAACACAACACGCTGGCCATTTGCGAATGCGTCTTCCGCGACGAAGCGGCGATCGAGGCCGCGTTTACTTCCGCGGAAGCGCCGACGGTGATGGCGGATGTTCCGCGCTATACCGGGGCCACGCCGATGCGAGTACGTGCCGTCGATCTGTAA
- a CDS encoding TetR/AcrR family transcriptional regulator produces the protein MANQAGLGRPREFDLDEAARDAMDVFWDRGYEGASLPDLIEGTGLSRGSLYKAFGDKKGLLLAALDQYMAAGLKATADLLSQPGSAKAAIRASLMRYAALSAGDAGRRGCLVVAMAAEMAAHDAEIAERTGRMFRRLQQLYAGAIVRGQASGEIPEGDEQAMARVLVCQIQGMRVLGKTGVPEADMIAVVDNTMRILD, from the coding sequence ATGGCAAACCAGGCGGGACTAGGACGGCCTCGCGAATTCGACCTGGACGAGGCCGCGCGCGATGCGATGGATGTTTTCTGGGACCGCGGCTATGAAGGCGCGTCCCTGCCCGACCTGATCGAGGGAACGGGCCTGTCGCGGGGCAGCCTGTACAAGGCATTCGGCGACAAGAAAGGCCTGTTGCTGGCGGCGCTGGACCAGTACATGGCCGCGGGCCTGAAGGCGACCGCGGACCTCCTGTCGCAGCCGGGCAGCGCCAAGGCGGCAATTCGCGCGTCGCTGATGCGCTACGCGGCGCTTTCCGCCGGCGATGCGGGGCGGCGCGGCTGTCTCGTCGTGGCCATGGCAGCCGAAATGGCCGCCCATGACGCCGAGATCGCGGAACGTACCGGCCGCATGTTCCGGCGCCTGCAGCAGCTGTACGCCGGCGCCATCGTGCGCGGCCAGGCAAGCGGCGAGATTCCCGAAGGGGACGAGCAGGCCATGGCGCGCGTCCTCGTCTGCCAGATACAAGGGATGCGCGTGCTGGGAAAAACCGGTGTCCCGGAAGCGGACATGATCGCCGTAGTGGATAACACGATGCGCATTCTGGACTGA
- a CDS encoding molybdopterin guanine dinucleotide-containing S/N-oxide reductase — protein sequence MKTESPVPASTAAMRPHSAHWGVFRAAWRDGSLSVQPHPGDPDPNPLIQNFTNALDHPVRVTTPMVRRGWLERGPGPDDRRGHDGYVPMSWDEVLDRLAAELSRVRDLHGPQAVFGGSYGWSSAGRFHHAQSQVHRFLNTALGGYVRSVNSYSAGASAVILPHILGSMDDVARRNVTWEQIVEHSDVVLSFGGMALKNSRVASGGISRHIERESMARAAARGCRFVSISPLRSDMPAESRAEWLAIVPGTDTALMLGLAHVLATEGLHDQAFLRDYCDGWDAFEAYLLGRADGVPKTAAWAAARCGLPASSIHALARSLAGKRVLVTVAHALQRAEHGEQPVWMGAVLAAMLGQIGLPGGGYAYALGTLAHYGKRMNAVPVAALPQGTNGIRDFIPVARIADMLLHPGTAFDYNGKRHVYPHIRLAYWAGGNPFHHHQDLGRLARAFRTLDTFVVHEIGWTATARHADIVLPCTMTLEREDIGAAPTDPLMVAMHRIAPPHGQARDDYDIFADLSERLGTRQAYTEGRTSAQWLRHLYERTRAALAERGLDAPDFDTFWARGELLLPQQADDGGILRAFRDDPAGKPLPTPSGRIQISSPVVAGFGYADCPGHPAWLPPRDAPTEDHPLYLVANQPATRLHSQLDFGAHSVASKLAGREVCTMHPNDATERGIADGDIVELYNARGRCLAGVALSDGIRPGVVQLPTGAWFDPAPDSDPADPPFCVHGNPNVLTRDVGTSSLAQGCTGQLTAVQVRRYQGKVPPVRAFDPPV from the coding sequence ATGAAAACTGAATCCCCGGTTCCCGCATCCACCGCCGCCATGCGGCCGCACAGCGCGCATTGGGGCGTATTCCGGGCGGCCTGGCGCGACGGATCCTTGAGTGTCCAGCCGCACCCCGGCGACCCGGATCCCAATCCCCTCATACAGAACTTCACCAACGCCCTGGACCATCCGGTACGCGTCACCACGCCGATGGTGCGGCGCGGATGGCTGGAACGCGGGCCCGGTCCTGACGATCGCCGCGGACACGATGGCTACGTGCCCATGTCCTGGGACGAGGTCCTGGATCGCCTGGCCGCCGAGCTGTCGCGGGTGCGCGACCTGCATGGCCCGCAGGCGGTGTTCGGCGGATCCTATGGCTGGTCCAGCGCGGGGCGTTTCCATCATGCGCAAAGCCAGGTGCATCGCTTCCTGAACACGGCGCTGGGCGGTTATGTGCGGTCGGTCAACAGCTACAGCGCGGGGGCCTCGGCGGTGATCCTGCCGCATATCCTGGGCAGCATGGACGACGTCGCCCGGCGCAACGTCACGTGGGAACAGATCGTCGAGCATTCCGACGTGGTGCTGTCCTTCGGCGGCATGGCGCTGAAGAACTCCCGCGTGGCCAGCGGCGGCATCAGCCGCCATATCGAGCGCGAGTCCATGGCGCGCGCGGCGGCGCGCGGCTGCCGCTTCGTGTCGATCAGCCCGCTGCGCAGCGATATGCCGGCGGAGTCGCGCGCCGAATGGCTGGCGATCGTGCCGGGCACGGACACCGCCTTGATGCTGGGCCTGGCGCACGTGCTCGCGACGGAAGGCCTGCACGACCAGGCCTTTCTGCGCGACTACTGCGACGGCTGGGACGCGTTCGAAGCCTACCTGCTGGGCCGCGCCGACGGCGTGCCCAAGACGGCGGCCTGGGCCGCCGCGCGATGCGGCCTGCCGGCGTCGTCCATCCACGCCCTGGCGCGGTCGCTGGCCGGCAAGCGCGTGCTGGTGACGGTGGCGCACGCCCTGCAGCGCGCCGAACACGGCGAACAGCCGGTATGGATGGGCGCGGTACTGGCCGCCATGCTGGGCCAGATCGGCCTGCCCGGCGGCGGCTACGCCTATGCCCTGGGCACGCTGGCGCACTACGGCAAGCGCATGAACGCCGTACCGGTCGCGGCACTGCCGCAGGGCACCAACGGCATCCGCGATTTCATTCCGGTCGCCCGCATCGCCGACATGCTGCTGCATCCCGGCACGGCCTTCGACTACAACGGCAAGCGGCATGTCTATCCGCACATCCGGCTGGCCTACTGGGCCGGCGGCAACCCTTTCCATCACCACCAGGACCTGGGGCGCCTGGCGCGGGCCTTCCGCACGCTGGACACCTTCGTCGTCCACGAGATCGGCTGGACCGCCACGGCGCGCCACGCCGATATCGTCCTGCCCTGCACGATGACGCTGGAGCGCGAGGACATCGGCGCGGCGCCGACCGACCCCTTGATGGTGGCCATGCATCGCATCGCCCCGCCGCACGGACAGGCGCGCGACGACTACGACATCTTCGCCGACCTGTCCGAACGCCTGGGCACGCGCCAGGCCTACACGGAAGGCCGCACCAGCGCGCAGTGGCTGCGGCACCTGTATGAGCGCACGCGGGCCGCGCTGGCCGAGCGCGGCCTGGACGCGCCGGATTTCGACACCTTCTGGGCGCGGGGCGAACTGCTGCTGCCGCAGCAGGCCGACGACGGCGGCATCCTGCGCGCCTTTCGCGACGATCCGGCGGGCAAGCCGCTGCCCACGCCCAGTGGGCGGATACAGATTTCCTCTCCGGTCGTGGCCGGCTTCGGCTACGCGGATTGCCCGGGCCACCCGGCCTGGTTGCCCCCGCGGGATGCGCCCACGGAAGATCACCCGCTTTATCTGGTCGCGAACCAGCCGGCCACGCGTCTGCACAGCCAGCTGGATTTTGGCGCGCACAGCGTGGCCAGCAAGCTGGCGGGGCGCGAAGTGTGCACCATGCACCCGAACGACGCCACCGAGCGTGGCATTGCGGATGGCGACATCGTGGAGCTGTACAACGCGCGCGGCCGATGCCTGGCCGGTGTGGCGCTGAGCGACGGCATCCGTCCGGGCGTGGTGCAGTTGCCGACGGGGGCGTGGTTCGATCCCGCGCCGGATAGCGATCCGGCGGACCCGCCGTTCTGCGTGCACGGCAATCCCAACGTGCTGACGCGGGACGTCGGGACGTCGTCGCTGGCGCAGGGTTGTACCGGGCAACTCACCGCCGTGCAGGTGCGGCGCTACCAGGGCAAGGTCCCCCCGGTGCGGGCGTTCGATCCGCCGGTATGA